From Centroberyx gerrardi isolate f3 chromosome 15, fCenGer3.hap1.cur.20231027, whole genome shotgun sequence:
TAAGGTTAGAGTAATGCTGAGGACCGGACAGGAAATGCAACAGATAATGCTAGATTACTACACGACCCATgcatcccaacacacacacacacatttcgtTAACAGtctgaataataaataatgctaGCTTGAGCAAGCTTCCCCGGGCTAGCGGCAGCTATGATGGTTATTTCAACCTTACCTCTGGAGGTAGATATGGGGGGTTATTGCTTGGTTTGAAGTTTCGAGACGATCGACCCTTTGCTTTTTTGTAATTCTTTGCACAAGCTTTTTTAGGAACTATCCCAAAGCCATTTCCCGGGTTAGATCCAACTCCTTGAGATCCAGAACAATGTCCAGTTCCTGAACCAAAAAGCTCTGATACCCGCGTATCCATCAGCTACTTTAGGACCTCGCTTACCACTACCTGGATAAATATGAcgttaaaatattaaattataaCATGCAGGCTTTTATGTTTAAATGCAATTCGCCTGCTGGTGGTAGCTTTACAGTtcctaaaacaaaacaaagcaacaaccCCCCTCTTCCAACCGGACAATAACAACACCGTCCGAGGCTCGTTTTGAGTTTACAGTGAATTTACGTCAGAACCCTAAATGTCAACGGGTGTGCGTGATTTGAGCATCAAGACCGCCCGGGTGAACGGTGCTTTTGCTCATCTGACTAACAGCAGATGGCCTGTAGTCGGAAACTCCGCCCATCTAGCCATCCAGTGTCCGAGAGCATACACATACAATGTTTTGCGATCTTTTGCATCAGACGAATAAGGAAATAATTGCATTGGTTTACACCTCCTCGGTTTACACTGCCAGAGACTGTAGAAACAACTTGTTTACAACAACAGTGATGCCACCAACACCGAAGAGACCTTTAGACCTGAGGCCTTTAGACCTAAGGCACATTAAATTATAGAACTGCAGTAACTTGTATTTTGCTCATTGATTTGTTGTGTTAGCCTTTAATTGGGAATACCACTTCATTTATGAATTCATATATTCAGTGATGTactggtaaacaaaaaaaattgctaAATGGTGATATCCATAATCTGTATCACAAGGCCAACAaccacaaatacaaacaaaaatcaactaTATTAATTAAAGTATTGATTCATGACTTCTCCCCAAAAGACAATATATTCATACAACGTAGAGTCTGATATGCTTCTTACTGCTTTCAGTTCAGTATGCTTTCAGTTTCTGTTATAGGGATTTCTGGCAGCccaaaaaggtgggtaaactatgccacaacaaaataaacaaggtTGGTAATAAACAAGGATTAGGTGGGTGTACTTTCTACTAATATTACATCTCTACATACATTATTagatatcatatcatattgctaggaataagcaggtatggaaaaatggatagatggatggatggatgtaaaCAATAATGCCATCTGGTGTTCGCTTGAAAATATGACATGTCTTATTTATACACTAGCCCACTGGTTCTCAAACTATGGTACGATTTCTAGTGCTACCCCATTGTACAGCGTGGCTGTGGCTGACAAAAGTCAACAATAAATAACATTGTTATTAGGAATACATTTGCCTCCTACGTGAACTGTGCGTAGCTGAATAAGGTAGGCCTACGCTACTGTATTTTAACGTCGGTCATAATGGTGGTACTTGGAGAGCCAAATATTTTCTGAGCTAGTACATGGTgtaaaaagtttgagaaccactgcactagcCCAAACTGGGATCCATGGACTCCTCAGGGGTCGTTGAGAGGGTGccaaggggtccccagcaaaatgaggattaGTTTAATCTCACTTATACTTCACTGGAAATTACCACTAGGAAAGAATGACTAAGAACAACAATTTTGATCAGAgttttcttcctcctcactgttatctccccagcTGAAGTATAGAcagacaacaaaaatcttctcataaaaaagtttgggaatcccTGCATTAGACTAcagatatatacacatatattgcAAATGCCATTGCCTGTTGCAAACTGATGAATGTTGCATGTTTCATAAAAATGAAGCAGTCCAGGCCCAAACTTGAGTTAAGACTTTACTGATACAGCTTGTCATCAGTGCATAAAAGATCTGTTGAAGGAAATacatgctgtatttcaaggtgTGAACTTCAGCTGCTATTTTGCTTAACAAAGCTCAAGTCATCCAGTTAACATAATAATCCATGACTGATTCCCACGGCAAAGAGACTGAGAGTTGAGAAAATGCAGCCAACTCCCCTCGGGAAATGAATAGTTTCAGAATGTGGCATTGCTGAAACTCTACACCGATTGGACGGAGAGCCTGTGATGTAGGGGCTCTGCCCATTCTGTCCTGGCTGAGAGAAGTGTGTGGGGATTTTTACAGCCTCACACATACTTGCACATTTACACGCACAAAACATTCTGAATCTTTCTGTTCTTTTGGCCAGAATGAATTGTCCACCGGTGATTCTGCTCTGTGTGGGACTACTGTACCAGACCTCGAGTGCTGTCCTCATGGATAAACTATCAGACAACAAGTTCTGTGCAGATGCAGAGTGCTCATGTAAGTCAGAAGACCATCAAGGAGACGTATGATGCCGTGTGTGCAGTTTATGCAGTCCTGAGAACTATTGTGGATGAAGATCATATTGAGAAATGGAATTGGTAAATGTATCTGTATATTTCCCTTGGctctatttttttctgtgctAGATGCTCTCTCCATGGCCGTGGCTTTAGATGACTTCACGGCTCCTGATTGCAGATTCATCAACATCAAGAAGGGGCAGATGGTCTATGTGTATTCTAAACTCATACCAGAGGAGGGCGCTGGAGTCTTCTGGTCGGGAAGTGTATGTGCTTACTCCTTTCAACTTGCCCAAGTTATTTGGAAGTTACCAATGCATGCTCAAGATCAgatgaggaattggaattggaaaaacctacaggaaacagttggaattgaattggactGTCAGGAAGCTGAACTcagtgaaattctgtgaaatgcTATGTTtattcttaccacatatctgagattacacatagtgttatatattatcaatactgactATTATAAAAGTTaaaggtacctttcaggtggtatttgatgcataacatgtaatggtaatacatacagtatgattcactaaatgtatttgatttgtttaactgtcctTTATTCGactcataatgtttgatttataatgtttagcaagtcaagacagcCTCTCCTAgaaatggaatttcatggaaattaatggaattcaattctgtttcctttcaTTCCAAATTCAATTCCAATGCTGTTTCCTTGGAGGtgggtgcaattccaattctaaatccaaatccaattccaattccaattccaggaattaaattggaatttcccatgcattctcaattcaattcatgaatggccccgaCCCTGCATGGCACAGAGGGATGTGCAGCAGCTGTACCAAACCAATATGAGCTTACTGGCCTTTCTGACATTTGGTTAAATCTTTTATGTAACTGTATCTGGAATGAGCAAGTATTTGATTTGTGCAGAATGTTTCATTGGCATTCATGAGCATGTTAAATACAGAGGGCATACATAATCCAGTCTATGTTAATGTATGAGAAAGtcaatgtttttttcactgGCAGGTTTATAGTGAGCGTTATGTGGACCAGATGGGCATCATCGGATACTTCCCTGCGATCATGGTGAAGGAGACTCACAAGTTCAAAGAAGACACGGTTACCATTCCCACAACTGTGAGTATATACACAGCGTCACAAACAACTGTCAAAGAGATACATATTTGCCTTTAATAATTTTCATTGTCTAGTTACTTTCTGTAGTAATAGGTGGTGaccaatgttttattttattatatttcacttttgttattgttttgccTTTCTTGCAGGACATGGACTTCTACTGTGTTTAAGACATGACATCGACTGAAGCCTTTCCTTCTCAAGTCTTCGCCTGTCTAGTTATTCAGCGATTATGTTGCAGTACCTATAGGCTATCATAAAGGAGAGTAGAGAGTTAGTAGAGAGTTATTCTCCTTTTTCAAGTTTGTTCTTTGTACTTTGGCAGACATTTTGCTCAATAAAGCCCTTTCCTCATGTCAACTCAAAATGCTGATTATCATTTGAGAAGACAAGCATTTGTTTTCAAGATTGCTACTGTAATATCACAGACACATAAAGGGACTGAAATATTCTTGTTTGTTGGAACTCCTGAGTATGTTTTGGCTGTTGTTATAGTAACAACAGGatatttttaataaagactaaacAGAAGTTCTTTATTTGAGAGGGATGGTATTATGAAACATCCTACAGTGACTGCAGTCAGAGCACTTAGTAAAGGCTGAATCACAGTGTTTCTGAGCATGTGTTTAATGTTTTAGAGGTTGGATTGAGAGACAATGTTGCATTAAACATTGGGCACAAGAAAATGCATCTACTGAATGTAAGGTTATCAATATGTGTCATATCTGATAGATAAATGAGAGCACAAAACgaatctgctttgtcagtgTCAATAAGTCAGTGATTCATTAATTGCTCTTTCAAGTTCAGTGAAAGTAATTCAGTCTCTTCTATATCTGacaaaacattaacattaaacaaTGAAAAGGACAACTCTAGTGCACTGAATTCTGCTCAGTTTCAAACAAATGACTGGGATTTTATGGTATATTTGTGCTGACGCATCTATGAAcatacattttgtgttttaaatggGTAAAAATGGAAGGTAATTTGCCTTGGAGAGTATCCTCTCTTGTATGATATTATCAAATTCAATTTGTGATGCTGAATGGAGCTTTTTAGGGAAGTGTCAAGGCTTCAGTTATTTAATCCAGAGAAGGACACCATTACCAGAAACCTTTGTTGTTAAACAGAAAACTGTCTGCATCACACACAATAAGTAATGATTAATGCTTAAGCAGCTGGGAAAGACGCCAGCcccttatttttttccttttcaaaatgaaacttaaaaaCTTTAAGAGAGAAATAATCACATGATAGCATATTTTCTCAGGAAATCCATTCATTATcctgctctccctttctccattgTGTCAAATTAGGTATTTAAGGTAAATACAGAATCCAATTTTCtgaattatatttttttgtagcCAACTAATGTGCCCCTATCGTCTGTCCCTCTCACTGGCAGACTCACACTTTCATCTCAAAATACATGGACACACTTATTGTGTGAACCAGTGTGAGCAAAGCTGACTGAGTGTCTTGAGTGTGAGAGGCATGAAAAAGTTGTGCATGGCAGGTCTGGCCTTTGTAGAGGTGAGATACTGGGGTATGGTCATGTCTGCACTGATACACAATGATAAAAATGAGAATAAACATAAGCATAATTTATATAGCATTTACCTATTTCCAGAGTTTACAAAAGgcccaaaaagaaaaagaaaaaatctgaaaaaggaaataaattaGTAAACACATTCATGAGAAAAGTGActaaaacagacagatagattcTTAAAATCAACTCTCCTGTCTTGTCAAAAGTAAGAATGCAGACATGACTGTAATGCATTGTGAATGGCCATTGAGAAAAGCTATCGCTGAAACAAGCAAACTGATTAGATCATTTTAAGTTATTTGTAATAGTACAAATGATCATCAGTGGAGAGAAAAAATTGCATATAACATTGCTGAGTTTACTTCTACAAGCCAAGGTGTCAAAATAATGTTACTTACTTTCACtgggaataaaaaacaatttattcGGTTTTCTTCTCATGAAAATTGATAACAGTTTGCATCTATTTTAGTACAGGACTATtactaaacaaaacaacatttccccTTTCACCTAGGGGCCTTATTAAGGTTCATACATTTGCTATTCAAGATGCTTAAATTTCACTTTAAGAGCAGCTGAGGTAAATCTGTAATGAGCATGGCAGTTCTTGTAACACTAAAAACAGGGAAGTTGAGAGGCAAAGTAGACTATGGACAATTACCCTCTTTATGTGGGAACATTATCTGGGTAGGAGGTGATTTAGGCAATGTGAAATTGGTATGGCTGGAAATGGAAATGTCTTGTTTAGTTATTAATTTTTAAAGTGTGAGGCGACAGTCCTGTTAACACATCTCGTCTCCGTCTTAGTCTCcatccatgtctctctctctctccgtctgtctgtctgtcactctctctctatgtctctctctctctctctctctctctcacacacacacacacacatacaaccgtGCACAGCTTGTCCAGAGGACACACAGTTGGGCATATGCTGCTCTTCCATGATTAAACATGGCCTGACATTTCCTTTCACTGTTAAGACTCCTTCCAAAGGATAATTTGGATATTATCTCTTTTTGATTGGTTCTGAATCCTCTATATCCCTTCTGTCTGCGTCACTGCACCCTCCCAGATACAGTGGTGAATATATCAACTCAATCAATGTTCCCCATTTTCAACACTGGGTTATCAGACCCAAAGATGTTTCATTTTGATAAAGGATGactcattgatttatttaatgttCTTCTGAGCTTACATTTAATTTCTCTGCCATTTCAGAGAGTCTCTTACATGATTGCTATCCCATTGATTTGTGTGGCCAACAGAAATaggttatttttattagtttatttctgtttgacCAGAGGCATCCTTGTAAATGCAAGCTTACCAGATTAGGAGCACGGGCTGTCACACATTAAAATCAATCCCCTGTCCCTTTCTTCATCAAGATCAATACAAACCTGTTTATACTGTGGACTTCTCCCACAAATGTCATTCAGCAAAACTGTACCTCAGGCATGTCTCAGGGATCTCAAACAGCAATTTAATGCTGAATATTTCATTGTGAATGTTCAGTTGTTTACAATTTGTTATGAATGATGATTGATATGGAAGTGGACAGGACAGCatgtgagaagagaagagaagagaagagaagagaagagaagattgAGATATTTCCTGAGGCATCTTTGAAAATAATTCCAGTTCAGTGAAATAGCCTCTACTTCAAATACATGGTCATATTGCTGCCATCATATTGATGACATCGGTGTTATTGAAGGATGTACAGGGGAACTGAATGCTGTTCCAAtggttttttttatgctttacgAGCTTGTGTCCCAGGGAGGTTAAAAGCTCAACATCTTTTCAGCCGATTGCCAATTTCAGttgaaagtgtgtatgtgcgaaTCACAGCAAGTTACTCCTGTCTAAAGTCAATCTTCAGTCAGACAGCTGTAGCTTTAGGATGTAACCATGGTGACAGGCAGGGCTACTGTGACAGaagagaacagtgtgtgtgtgtgtgtgtgtgtgtgtgtgtgttttgtgtgtgcataaggGGAGCAGCTGCCAACTGCAGGCTACAGTAGATACATCCCCCTTGTCTCACCCGGTGTCACACCCACACCTCTACAGCCAGCAGCACAGCACCACATACAGCTAAGAAATCAATGGCTTCGGGTCTGGTTAGCATCTGAGTCTGACATTTTAGGCTGATGAAACACAAGTCCTTTTTTTAACATCCCAAAAATTGATGTCTGGGATGTCTGCGTGATGCAATGTGTTGTGAAAGCCTgaaacaaatgcaaatgaaatCGGCTTATCAGTATTCCAACAGTTCTAGATCAGAACAGTTGCTCTGAAATAATTCTTCATTTCAATGCATATTAATTTTAGcaattgttttcaaaaactaAAAAGAACTAAAAAATATGGCAAAAAGGTTATCTAACAATACCATTTAGAAAAGAGAAGTTCCGGgacaaacaaaacacttcaacactgcaTTGGGAGAATAACGGAGTCTTGTCTGGCTCTGAAAAAACCCTATAACCTCAGATTGGGCAGAATTGAGGTGGGAATGAGAAAAAGATTGAAGTAGTGGGCCAGAACATTTGAAGTGCAAACACATTAGTTCCCGGGCATGAAATGAATGACTCAGGGGGAATGTTATTGTTGATGAAACAGCTCATTTCTCTCCAGGGGGCAAACAACCAGGGGCTTTGTCCCCGGAGAGGAGATATTTACTGAGGACAATGACAGGCGGAAAACTCCATTTGATAGACAGACTGCGTATatatctatgtatgtatgtgtgtctatgagcaatagcatgcatgtgtgcgcgtgtaGTGACAGACTGCCTGATTCTCTTAGGTACTTGAATGATCGGGTTTGTCGGCACAGATTTTCCTCAAGAATGTCACTTGGAAAATACCAGCTCACTGCTTGTTTGaactaaatcaatcaatcagtcagcaTGAATCAATCACGGCTCAAGCCTGAGGATCATTGGTGTCCTTCTCACTTAATTAACATTCTCTACATATGTAAACGTATTTGTCAGCACATTTCTGTGTCAATACGTAATATGTGATGACCAACTGGCCATCCCATGTGTATTGCTGCCATAGAGCAAGGATAGAGGCTATAGAAgaagagtgacaggagagagtGCTTTATCCTTATGATGTTTGGTTTCTTCGTGATAAGAAGTGCAGAAATGATAGTAGCTTCAACAGtattccttctttcttttgtttttctatatCTGTTTACTAGTGATAAACAGTACCTCACAAGTCCATCAATGCACACTTTAGTCCTAATAAATATCATTAATATCTCCTTtgatgtgtgtctgcatttgtgtctctccatgtatgtacagtatatacgtgtgagagagaggaggaaagggagagacatGAGGTGACTGAGAAAAGGAAGAacactgtgtatatgtgtgagaaATCTCAGAGGTGAAGCGTGTAAAGATGTAAAGGTGtattggtgattttcatgttgttCCATCCTTTCTTTCTCATCCGTCAGACTGGTTTCCATGAGGAACGGTCACCTACATGTCTGTCACACCTGAATAAACCCCATTTTTGCATGACAGCCCTCTCCCCGACCTTCCACATCCAGGGAACCAACTTCCTtccagtctttttttccccatgttttGTTTATCACCGTGGTTACCATAATGATTCAGGGAATGgctatgttgtgtgtgtgtagggggttAATGGTACATAAGTTCTACGTAAGAGAAGACCTATAATGAATCTGCTCTCCATTCATTAGCATTAACAATGTATGGCAGCTTTCTGCCATCAGCCATGAGATGCTGTAGAGCAACTAAGGAATCTCTATTAGGTTAATGAGGATCttgcaggtcaaaggtcataaaactgaaagaaaatgaCAGGAAATGAATGATTCCATCAGACAATCTGAGCCATTCAGTCCGGCCATTAGCCTGTGACTATTAACAAATGCAAATCATGAGAACTCATGAAGAGCTCCAGCCAGTGGCTATTTTTAAGGAGATAACAAAATGACAGTTGCTGCTGTAATGATATTCAGTAACATAAGAAGTGTAATACCAAGTTTGACCAACAGATGGCTCTGTGAATGAAAGAACGTCTGTATAGACTGCCAGTAGAAAGAAGTGTGGTTCCTGGTTGGTGAGCTAAACAATAAAGAACTAGCCCAAGCTAGCTGTTCATACGATAATGTTTCATCATTACAAGAAATGAACAACACATGGTACCAGGAGTGAAAGTTTTTGTCACGTTCAGCACGGCTCGATATGGAGACTTTGAGGCCACCGGAGGGACTAAAACTTGTGGGAAATGTCGACAGCAACTGGCGGAGTTTCAAGCAGCAGTTTGAGCTGTAGCCTATATGGCAGCCATTGGATTGGATTCTGCGTCCCGGCGCCAGGAAAATTGTGTTGCTGCTCACGGTAGCGGGTCCTCAAGCCAGTAAAGTCTTCAACACGTTCGAGTTTGCGGAGGAGGATGACAGAAACAAGTACGACAAAGTGATTGAGAAGTTTAATGCACATTGCTCtccacaaaaaaacactgtatatGAAAGGTACGTCTTCCGCTCACGCATGCAGCAACAAAATTAAACTTTTGATAGCTTTGTGACCGATCTGAAGCTGAAAGCACAGACATGTGATTTTGCTAATCTGAAGGATTCCATGATCCGTGTTCGGAATCTATAATAAAAAGGTCAGAGAACGGCTGCTAAGAGAAGCCAAATTAACTAGTTTGCCATGCTAGTGAGTTGGCCCAGCAGCATGCAAAGACATTCAATGAAACCAATGCCGCTGCAGTTTATGATGGTGCGAAGGTTGCTGTGATCacaaacagaataaaaagaaagactGAACAAAAGAAACACAAGGAGGATGCTGCATTCACCTGCAAACGATGTGGTGGTAGACATGAGCTCCGGCAGTGTCCAGCCTATGGCAAAAGATGTTCAAAATGCAATGGAAAAAACCATTTTGCCAAGCAATGTCTATCCAAAGACAACCCCAAATCAGTACATGTAGTTGAAGAGACTGACTTAGGTGAAACATTCTTTGTAGGTATGGTGTCATGTGACGATAAAGACAATATAGAAAATAAGCAGTGTACTACAGAGGAAAACGACAGACATATAGAAAATGAAGACACATGAATCGTGTCACTTCCAATAAATTGAGCTTTAGTAGCACTAAGGATAGACACAGGTGCCCAAGCAAACCTGATCAGCATGACAGAAATCAGTGTCATGAAAGAAAAGCCTAGGATTTTCAAGAGAGGTGTGCCACTGACAGACTACAATGGGAAAGAGATAGCAAGTAAGTGCAGACTTAAAGTGACAGTAAAGAATAAAATGCACAATATAGCCTATTGTTTTCTGTCGTACCTGAGGGCCATGAGTCACTGCTAGGTGGGGTCACATCTGAGAAATTGGACCTAGTAAAGAGGGTCTACCATATTAACTGCTCAGAAGCAGTAAGTGCACACCCAGACACAGTGAAC
This genomic window contains:
- the LOC139929216 gene encoding otoraplin-like, producing MNCPPVILLCVGLLYQTSSAVLMDKLSDNKFCADAECSYALSMAVALDDFTAPDCRFINIKKGQMVYVYSKLIPEEGAGVFWSGSVYSERYVDQMGIIGYFPAIMVKETHKFKEDTVTIPTTDMDFYCV